CAGCGAAGACCAGGGCCCTACCAACTGCAGGCCGCGATCGTCGCCTGCCACGCGGAGGCCCCGCGGTGGGCGGACACCGACTGGATCCAGATCGTGGTGCTGTACGACATGCTGCTGCACCTGGCACCGTCGCCGGTCACCCGGCTCCACCGGGCGATCGCCCTGCGCTACGTCACCGGGTCGGCGCAGGCGCTCGCCGAAGTCGACGCCCTGGCCGATGACCTGAACGACTACCACCTCTTCCACGCCACCCGCGCCGAGCTGCTCCGCGACGTCGGCGACCTCGCCGGGGCATGCGCGGCCGACGAACGTGCCCTCGTCCTGACCGCCAACCCGGCCGAACAATCCCTGCTGCGCCAACGCCTGAGCTGGGCCTGACCCGCGACGCACCAGTGGTGCCGCTGCCCAGGTGACGCGGGGTTCGCGCGGTCAGCGAAGGTCGGACATGCGCGATTGTTGGGCGCGAAACGCGAATCTCTTCCCAAAGGCCCCGGCCGGTGACCGCGACCAGCGACCTGATACCGCCCAACCTCGCCGATAAGTAGCACCGGAAAGCCAGGATTGCTGGAAATCCCCATGCCCAGGCCTTGCGCTGCTGCTTTCCGTCACGCAGGATGGGTCGCATGGATGCCGCGCCCACCCTTGACGCGTTGGACCGCCGCCTGCTGGCCGCGCTGCAACTCGACGGCCGCGCGCCGTGGGGCCTGGTGGCCCGGGCGGTCGGGGCCAGCGAGTCGACGGTGCAGCGCCGTTTCACCGCGTTGCGCAACCGGCGAGCGGCCCGGGTCATCGGCGTCGTCGACGTCCTCCGGTGCGGCCTGGGGGTTCCCGTGCTCGTCCGGATCTCGTGCCGACCCGGCACCGCGGGGGAGGTCGTGACCCGGCTGGCCGCGAAGCCCGAGGCCCGCTTCGTCGCCATGGTCGCGGGCAGCGTCGACGTGGTCGCCGAGTTCGTCGTGCCGACGCACCGGGACCTCGCCCAGGTGCTCGTCCACGACCTGCCCGGAGCCGACCTGGTCACCGACACCGAGACCCTGACGGTGATGCGGACCTTCACCTCCGCCCACGACTGGGACACCGGCCTTCTCGACCCGGAGGCGACCGCCCTGCTCCGCCCCACGCCCGCGCGTCCGTTCGAGGACCAGATCTGGGAGCGCCCACCGGACCGGCTGGACGACCTCGAACTGGCCATCCTGGCCACCCTCGGCGAGGACGGGCGGATGCCGGTCAGGGAGATCGCGGCGCAGGTCAACTCGAGCGAGTCGACGGTCGCCCGGCGCATCGACTCGATGGTCGCCCGGGGCTGCCTGCGCTTCCGGACGTTGGTGGAGCCGACCCTGCTGGGCTTCGCGGTCGAGTTCATGCTCTGGCTCGACGTCGAGCCGGCCCAACTGGACGCCGCCGGTCGCCAGCTCGCCGAGGACCCCGCCACCAAGTACCTGTCCGCCACCGCCGGGCGGTTCAACCTCTGCGCGCAGGTCTCGCTTCCGCACTTCGCGGATCTCTACCGGTTCACCACCGACGTGGTCGGCGCCCTGCCCGGCGTCCGCCGCGCGGACACGACCCTGCAACTCGACACCCTCAAGCGCGCCTGGCTACCCACCGCCTCGCACCTGTCCGTCGAGCCCGTCACCGAAAGGAGCAGCCAATGAGCGCCGCCACCGAGCCGTGGCAGTGGGACGAGGCCACCTGGCGCGGCCACGTCGACCGGGTCCGAGCGGGCCGCCGGCTCGCGCCGTCATGGCCCGGCGGCGCCAAGGTCGCCGTCGCGATCTCCTTCGACTCCGATCACGAGACCATTCCGCTGCGCGAAGGGGAGACCCGCCCCGGCAAGCTCGCCCAGGGCGAGTACGGCTCCCGGGTCGCCGCGCCCCGGATCCTCGCCGC
This sequence is a window from Micromonospora sp. NBRC 110009. Protein-coding genes within it:
- a CDS encoding Lrp/AsnC family transcriptional regulator, which encodes MDAAPTLDALDRRLLAALQLDGRAPWGLVARAVGASESTVQRRFTALRNRRAARVIGVVDVLRCGLGVPVLVRISCRPGTAGEVVTRLAAKPEARFVAMVAGSVDVVAEFVVPTHRDLAQVLVHDLPGADLVTDTETLTVMRTFTSAHDWDTGLLDPEATALLRPTPARPFEDQIWERPPDRLDDLELAILATLGEDGRMPVREIAAQVNSSESTVARRIDSMVARGCLRFRTLVEPTLLGFAVEFMLWLDVEPAQLDAAGRQLAEDPATKYLSATAGRFNLCAQVSLPHFADLYRFTTDVVGALPGVRRADTTLQLDTLKRAWLPTASHLSVEPVTERSSQ